A genomic region of Mycolicibacterium poriferae contains the following coding sequences:
- a CDS encoding sulfotransferase — protein MATPRMIYIAGRRYSGSTFLDVMLGSAPGVESVGELVTGLSRGRGEVCGNGIAAGESAFWVAVAQRYAALSEGRDLWEDGAWLYEESDARKFVRRLFAGRFLNRPGSVESKYADRQIALVTAIGDVADASCVLDSNKEYSRALMILKIQAEAKVIHLHRSLLTSLGSHYYRHKQRGAPFKFLKRQFNPEKSYPFVLIMMAAAWSVGMALGLLIKAMFPDRVINVRYEKLMADPTVELARLGAFLEIDTAEIRAMVDGRIPFAVGHNLAGNELRHDGSFVFIPNTKGRRQLPFHLRLVALPFAAPGYFLRALFAR, from the coding sequence GTGGCCACTCCACGAATGATATATATCGCGGGGCGCAGATACAGCGGTTCAACATTTCTTGACGTCATGCTCGGCAGTGCGCCTGGTGTGGAGAGCGTGGGAGAACTGGTCACTGGCCTTTCCCGTGGCCGTGGAGAAGTTTGTGGCAACGGTATCGCGGCAGGCGAGAGCGCTTTCTGGGTTGCGGTTGCTCAGAGATATGCTGCTCTCTCGGAGGGTCGGGACTTGTGGGAGGACGGTGCGTGGCTATACGAAGAGTCGGACGCTCGAAAGTTCGTTCGTCGGCTTTTTGCGGGCAGGTTTCTCAATCGACCGGGTAGTGTTGAATCTAAGTATGCCGATCGGCAAATCGCCCTCGTTACAGCGATCGGCGACGTAGCGGATGCCTCATGCGTACTGGATAGTAATAAAGAATATTCGCGAGCGCTCATGATACTGAAGATTCAGGCGGAGGCCAAAGTCATTCACCTCCACCGCTCTTTGCTTACCTCACTCGGCTCGCACTATTATCGACATAAGCAACGGGGTGCGCCCTTTAAGTTCTTGAAGCGGCAGTTCAATCCAGAGAAGTCTTACCCGTTCGTGTTAATAATGATGGCCGCAGCTTGGTCAGTTGGTATGGCTTTGGGCCTTCTGATTAAGGCAATGTTTCCCGACCGTGTGATAAACGTGCGATACGAGAAGCTGATGGCTGACCCAACAGTTGAACTTGCGAGACTGGGCGCTTTTCTCGAAATCGACACGGCCGAAATCCGAGCTATGGTAGACGGTAGAATTCCCTTCGCTGTGGGTCATAATCTCGCGGGCAATGAACTCCGGCATGACGGCTCTTTCGTATTTATTCCGAACACAAAGGGTAGGAGGCAACTACCCTTTCACTTGCGTTTAGTGGCGCTACCATTCGCAGCGCCAGGGTACTTCTTGAGGGCGCTGTTCGCGCGCTAG
- a CDS encoding sulfotransferase family protein, translating to MNSPETRNGETASGAPTKKVPNLFIVGAPRCGTTSLHNYIAQHPECYMSRLKEPGYFSRHRVRESIRGANPSVWTYDWYLSLFADAKPNHLIVGESSTSYLRDEAALAEIQSKIHDPRIIAMVRDPVKLISSYYHFLQFSGWETAPTLEAAWRLQDERCAGRVDSASANRPDTLAYRNLAQLGAQTERLLQLFPRDRVLVLISDDLGACPDALGKRVQDFLGVNYDSSLELRKDNSARAPHIKALSDVVKRPPAWLSAARDRVKRTAGVRSLGIRTALDKLNVKKDSHSIDAHLVSELQTYFRPDVELLSEIVGQDLVTRWWSR from the coding sequence ATGAACAGCCCAGAGACCAGAAATGGTGAGACCGCTAGTGGTGCGCCTACAAAAAAGGTGCCTAATCTGTTTATTGTAGGCGCGCCCAGGTGCGGTACGACGTCGCTCCATAATTACATAGCGCAGCACCCAGAATGCTATATGTCCAGACTGAAAGAGCCAGGGTACTTTTCGCGCCATCGGGTGCGTGAAAGTATACGCGGCGCCAATCCATCGGTGTGGACCTATGATTGGTACTTGTCGCTTTTCGCGGACGCTAAGCCTAATCATTTAATCGTAGGTGAGTCATCAACTTCTTACCTACGTGACGAAGCGGCTCTAGCTGAGATTCAGTCGAAGATACACGATCCGCGCATCATCGCGATGGTTCGCGACCCCGTGAAGTTAATATCTTCGTATTATCACTTCCTACAGTTCTCGGGTTGGGAGACGGCGCCAACGCTGGAGGCAGCCTGGCGGCTCCAAGACGAGAGATGCGCCGGCAGAGTGGACTCTGCTTCGGCAAACCGACCAGACACGCTCGCCTACCGCAATTTAGCGCAGCTTGGTGCACAGACCGAGCGACTGTTACAGCTTTTCCCGCGCGATCGAGTTCTCGTTCTTATATCAGACGACTTGGGCGCCTGTCCTGACGCGTTGGGTAAACGAGTGCAAGATTTTCTAGGGGTGAACTATGACTCATCGCTAGAGCTCCGGAAAGATAATTCTGCCAGAGCTCCTCACATAAAGGCCTTGTCCGACGTTGTTAAACGCCCTCCTGCCTGGCTATCCGCTGCACGTGACAGAGTCAAACGGACAGCGGGCGTCCGAAGCCTCGGTATCCGGACAGCGCTAGACAAGCTCAATGTGAAGAAGGATTCGCATTCGATTGACGCCCACTTAGTGTCCGAGCTGCAGACGTACTTTCGACCTGACGTGGAATTATTATCTGAAATTGTCGGTCAGGATCTCGTTACTAGGTGGTGGTCGCGATAG
- a CDS encoding O-antigen polymerase, with protein MPIYLFLAASLVFVARILLAPGYSPAHLWAYTWALAWGLQAVFGFGYQLDLSTVLFVAVCNFVFIGAAAIATSNDGQNLTEAVKAERRSDLFPGSRLRFLAGVTSVALGLVALSLGLRKLGRSGVRGIFNGSFNEFASSLVETKASFADERVWVTPPEISAALLLLTCAAILAGIEAGLVVAERRRSTIALCVAVAGFAFMASAGTGVRGHFLTTAILFTVSYLAAKSFINGQSYKLPTKFFMAGLLLVSSFLIWAVVVQSARLRDLSFSQLGATLDHLRAWFAGYLPALSQWSAETDLPGRVFSGEVPVLAAGALGPLGVGQGEAFTEKVSLAEIGDGATTNAMTLFRVLLLDFGYPGTLVACAVAGFIAQRIYIKVVSGATWAIVPLVGVYASVLWSFNYWFFARGSRVSGLLLALIVVLAAMWLSRPARSADRDSAKRVTTE; from the coding sequence ATGCCGATATATCTTTTCCTAGCTGCTAGTTTAGTTTTTGTCGCGCGAATATTACTAGCGCCTGGATACAGTCCTGCCCACCTTTGGGCGTACACGTGGGCGCTGGCGTGGGGGCTGCAGGCAGTGTTTGGTTTTGGTTACCAATTGGACTTGTCGACGGTGCTATTTGTAGCTGTCTGCAATTTTGTCTTTATCGGAGCTGCGGCAATCGCCACGTCAAATGATGGGCAGAATCTAACTGAGGCTGTGAAAGCTGAAAGACGAAGTGATCTCTTCCCTGGATCTAGACTACGCTTCCTTGCCGGTGTGACCAGTGTCGCACTCGGTTTGGTTGCGCTTAGCCTCGGCCTGAGAAAGCTTGGAAGGTCAGGCGTCCGAGGCATTTTCAATGGATCATTCAATGAATTCGCGTCATCCTTGGTCGAGACTAAAGCTAGTTTCGCGGACGAGCGTGTGTGGGTGACACCCCCAGAAATATCGGCTGCTCTTCTCCTCTTGACCTGTGCAGCCATATTGGCTGGTATCGAAGCAGGCCTTGTAGTTGCAGAGCGTCGGCGGTCGACCATAGCGTTATGTGTCGCGGTCGCCGGATTCGCGTTCATGGCCAGCGCTGGTACGGGTGTCCGCGGGCACTTTTTGACGACGGCGATTCTTTTCACTGTTTCGTACCTCGCAGCGAAAAGTTTCATTAACGGCCAGTCATACAAGTTGCCTACGAAATTTTTTATGGCAGGACTGCTACTAGTTTCATCGTTCCTCATTTGGGCTGTTGTGGTTCAGTCGGCGCGGCTGCGCGATCTATCGTTTTCCCAGTTAGGTGCCACCCTTGACCACCTACGCGCTTGGTTTGCGGGTTATTTGCCCGCTTTGTCGCAGTGGAGCGCCGAAACAGACCTTCCAGGCCGTGTATTTAGCGGCGAAGTGCCTGTTCTGGCCGCTGGCGCGTTAGGTCCTCTGGGCGTCGGACAGGGCGAGGCGTTCACAGAAAAAGTTAGTCTTGCGGAGATTGGAGATGGGGCGACAACAAATGCTATGACGCTTTTCCGCGTCTTACTTCTGGACTTTGGTTACCCGGGTACATTGGTCGCTTGCGCCGTCGCTGGATTTATCGCTCAGCGTATCTATATCAAAGTGGTTAGTGGCGCCACATGGGCAATAGTTCCACTTGTAGGTGTGTATGCATCGGTCTTATGGTCGTTTAATTATTGGTTCTTTGCCCGCGGATCCCGTGTCAGCGGGCTGCTACTTGCTCTGATAGTTGTCTTAGCCGCAATGTGGCTATCGCGTCCTGCGCGTTCGGCTGATCGAGATAGTGCAAAGCGCGTCACTACAGAGTGA
- a CDS encoding ISL3 family transposase translates to MRTIELGVTITDAAVDEKQTTIFCRPVVRDPRCPDCGRDGAYRDTVVRPLTDLPVAGYPLVLQVAVPRYRCLTAACGRMVFNQDLGKLAAPRSSTTRRCARYVLRRLINDRTTISAIAAELGVSWHTVSTIAMQATAALIEAHGAARLDGVRVIGVDEHRWAPRRRGTEGFVTLIIDLTPVDDGTGPARLLDLVAGRSAAALATWLAEQPPAFRDQVEVIAMDGFGGYKTAATDELPEATAVMDPFHVVALAGAKLDLIRQRIQQATCGHRGRTGDPLYGVRRTLRTRFPLLTSRQQTRLEAVFADDNHLAVQVTWSVYQRIIAAYGHPDRRRGKTMMIAIIDSLRRGVPEALEELAQLGRTLHRRRHDVLAFFDHHTSNGPTEAINGRLEALRRNALGFRNLAHYRWRSLLHSGALHALVNAL, encoded by the coding sequence ATGCGCACCATCGAGTTGGGGGTCACGATCACCGATGCCGCGGTCGACGAGAAGCAGACGACGATCTTCTGCAGACCGGTGGTGCGGGATCCGCGTTGTCCGGACTGCGGCCGCGACGGCGCATATCGCGACACCGTGGTCCGGCCGTTGACCGATCTGCCGGTGGCCGGCTATCCGCTGGTGCTGCAGGTTGCCGTCCCGCGCTATCGCTGCCTCACCGCGGCGTGCGGGCGCATGGTGTTCAACCAGGACCTGGGCAAGCTGGCCGCACCGAGATCGTCAACGACGCGCCGCTGCGCCCGGTATGTGTTGCGGCGGTTGATCAACGACCGCACCACCATCTCAGCGATTGCCGCTGAACTGGGGGTGTCCTGGCACACGGTCAGCACGATCGCCATGCAGGCGACCGCAGCCCTGATCGAGGCCCACGGCGCTGCTCGACTTGACGGCGTGCGGGTCATCGGGGTCGACGAACACCGCTGGGCGCCCCGCCGGCGCGGCACCGAAGGCTTTGTCACCTTGATCATCGACCTCACACCCGTCGATGACGGCACCGGGCCCGCACGGCTGCTTGACCTGGTGGCAGGGCGCTCGGCGGCCGCACTGGCGACCTGGCTGGCTGAGCAGCCGCCGGCGTTTCGTGACCAGGTCGAGGTGATCGCCATGGACGGCTTCGGCGGCTACAAGACCGCCGCGACCGACGAGCTGCCCGAGGCCACCGCGGTGATGGATCCCTTCCACGTCGTTGCGCTGGCCGGCGCCAAACTTGACCTGATCCGCCAACGCATCCAACAGGCCACGTGCGGGCATCGCGGCCGCACCGGTGATCCGCTCTACGGGGTGCGGCGCACCCTGCGCACCCGCTTTCCGCTGCTCACCAGCCGCCAACAGACACGGCTGGAAGCGGTGTTCGCCGACGACAACCACCTCGCGGTCCAGGTGACCTGGAGCGTCTACCAGCGCATCATCGCCGCCTACGGCCACCCCGACCGGCGACGCGGCAAGACCATGATGATCGCGATCATCGACTCCCTGCGCCGCGGCGTCCCCGAGGCCCTCGAAGAACTCGCCCAGCTCGGCCGCACCCTGCACCGCCGCCGCCACGACGTGCTGGCGTTCTTCGACCACCACACCTCCAACGGACCCACCGAAGCGATCAACGGCCGCCTGGAAGCCCTGCGCCGCAACGCGCTCGGATTCCGAAATCTGGCCCACTACCGCTGGCGCTCACTACTACACAGCGGAGCCCTGCACGCACTGGTCAATGCACTCTGA
- a CDS encoding IS110 family RNA-guided transposase, whose product MPSTPNTSMPSVMIAIDPHKRSWTAAAVDARLQPLATIRVPVSRDGYRTLLRFARRWPDTAWAIEGASGLGAPLTVRLRQDGFTVLDVQAKLAARVRLLSTGHGRKSDEADAVSVGVAAHTSSSLTTAEIDSATTALRALVEHRDDLVKTRTQTINRLHTVLTHLIPGGASRDLNADRAAALLRTVRPRDTAGKTLRALAADLISELRGLDRRIDKAVHDIEMAVKACGTTLTELHGIGALMAAKIVSRVGSIHRFNSPAAFASYTGTAPIEVSSGDVVRHRLSRAGDRQLNYCLHVMAITQIRRDTQGRTYYLRKRANGKSHSEAMRCLKRRLSDTVYRQLLNDANTTT is encoded by the coding sequence ATGCCATCAACCCCGAACACATCCATGCCGTCGGTGATGATCGCGATCGACCCGCACAAACGGTCGTGGACCGCCGCGGCCGTTGATGCCCGGCTGCAACCGCTGGCGACGATCCGCGTCCCGGTCAGCCGAGACGGCTACCGAACCCTGCTGCGCTTCGCCCGGCGATGGCCCGACACGGCGTGGGCGATCGAGGGCGCCAGCGGTCTCGGGGCTCCATTGACCGTTCGACTGCGTCAGGACGGCTTCACCGTCCTCGACGTCCAGGCCAAACTCGCAGCCAGAGTGAGGCTCCTCTCGACAGGACACGGTCGAAAGAGCGATGAGGCCGATGCCGTTTCGGTAGGCGTCGCCGCTCATACGTCCAGTTCTCTTACTACAGCCGAGATCGACTCTGCAACAACGGCTCTACGCGCACTAGTAGAACACCGCGACGACCTCGTCAAGACCCGGACCCAAACCATCAACAGACTGCACACTGTTCTCACCCACCTGATTCCCGGCGGGGCAAGTCGCGACCTGAACGCCGACCGGGCCGCTGCGCTACTGCGCACCGTGCGCCCGCGAGACACCGCCGGAAAGACGCTACGAGCACTGGCCGCCGATCTGATCTCAGAACTGCGCGGACTCGACCGCAGAATCGACAAGGCTGTCCACGACATCGAGATGGCGGTCAAAGCCTGCGGCACCACCCTGACCGAGCTACACGGCATCGGGGCACTCATGGCCGCCAAAATCGTCTCCAGAGTCGGCTCCATCCACCGCTTCAACTCACCAGCGGCTTTCGCCAGCTACACCGGCACAGCCCCAATCGAAGTGTCGTCCGGAGACGTCGTCCGACACCGACTTTCCCGAGCCGGCGATCGTCAACTCAACTACTGCCTGCACGTCATGGCCATCACCCAAATCCGACGAGACACACAGGGGCGTACCTACTACCTGCGCAAACGCGCCAACGGCAAGAGCCACAGCGAAGCGATGCGCTGTCTGAAAAGGCGACTCTCCGACACCGTCTACCGACAGCTGCTCAACGACGCCAACACCACGACTTGA
- a CDS encoding glycosyltransferase family 4 protein gives MANDRLPRKMECETAQAPLRIAVLYSRFPFPMMRGDQVTVAHLISFLAKRGHSVDLYTLAVDGRLDAEQRRWLEQACRQARIYAQPWYKKVGGLVVGAFSLLPLQVSIFRNTKMKRELERAVKSGQYDVVYCYYPRSSPAVPTDVCRDANASSFLALQLSQTLNTKRIADEEQSVLKRCVYRLETRLMGRYEARVWQDFDKVVLIGPADVAAIKEQCRVHGQPEINNWIYGAHGTDTDKFNAAKPEDVVPGRVIFSGGMQYAPNIQAVLWFVDKVWPKVKSTIPDATFVIQGQNPAPAVLALDGRDGIWVTGTVEDVGVLIRSAQVCVNPMRAAGGMQNKLIEYMACNKAVVASSVANEGICAPSDVLIIADEAEEFAGAVVRLLRDPKLADEFGNAARSYVLAEWTWEKHFLDLENAFYSEQVASQTKLKHVK, from the coding sequence GTGGCGAACGATAGATTGCCACGGAAAATGGAATGCGAGACTGCGCAGGCACCTTTGCGCATTGCTGTTCTGTACAGTCGCTTTCCATTCCCGATGATGCGCGGCGACCAAGTTACGGTCGCTCATTTAATTAGTTTTCTCGCTAAGCGCGGCCACAGCGTCGATCTTTACACGCTTGCAGTTGATGGAAGACTCGACGCGGAGCAGCGACGCTGGCTTGAGCAGGCGTGTCGACAAGCCCGCATTTATGCGCAGCCGTGGTACAAAAAAGTTGGCGGCCTCGTCGTTGGAGCATTTTCGCTACTACCACTGCAAGTAAGTATTTTTCGCAATACAAAGATGAAGCGTGAGCTTGAACGGGCCGTAAAATCTGGCCAATACGATGTCGTCTACTGCTACTACCCGCGAAGTTCACCCGCTGTACCCACCGATGTGTGTCGTGACGCAAATGCATCGTCGTTCCTTGCCCTGCAACTGTCCCAGACCTTGAACACAAAAAGAATCGCCGATGAGGAGCAAAGCGTCCTCAAACGCTGTGTCTACCGCCTTGAAACACGACTGATGGGACGATACGAAGCAAGAGTCTGGCAGGACTTCGATAAGGTCGTACTAATTGGTCCGGCAGATGTAGCCGCCATTAAGGAACAGTGCCGCGTTCACGGACAACCTGAAATAAACAACTGGATATACGGTGCACACGGCACGGATACCGACAAGTTTAATGCAGCGAAACCCGAAGATGTGGTTCCCGGTCGTGTGATTTTTTCGGGCGGTATGCAGTACGCCCCGAATATTCAAGCCGTCCTATGGTTTGTTGACAAAGTGTGGCCAAAAGTCAAGTCCACCATTCCAGACGCCACATTTGTGATTCAGGGACAGAACCCAGCTCCGGCAGTGCTCGCCCTAGACGGACGAGATGGAATCTGGGTTACGGGGACCGTAGAGGATGTCGGAGTGCTTATCCGGTCAGCGCAAGTATGCGTCAATCCGATGCGAGCGGCTGGAGGCATGCAAAACAAGCTGATTGAATATATGGCATGCAATAAGGCAGTTGTTGCATCGAGCGTGGCAAATGAAGGCATCTGCGCCCCCAGCGATGTGCTGATCATCGCGGATGAAGCGGAGGAATTCGCGGGGGCAGTGGTTAGGTTGTTGCGAGATCCCAAACTGGCTGACGAATTCGGAAATGCTGCGCGAAGTTACGTGTTAGCCGAGTGGACATGGGAGAAGCACTTCCTAGATTTGGAGAACGCATTTTATTCAGAACAGGTTGCCTCTCAGACCAAGTTGAAGCACGTCAAGTGA
- a CDS encoding nucleotide sugar dehydrogenase, whose amino-acid sequence MKIAILGLGYVGMTAAACLASQGHQVLGIDPNPTKVDAVLAGKSPITEPGLNDLVADAHTKGRLLASTSLSPEVAEYELVIVCVGTPSAVDGSHNMSYIAEATRQLAEFMKVHSVSDLTVAYRSTMRPGSIEELIQPIFDGALGANSCRVNVVYNPEFLRESSAIKDYFAPPKIVIGTKNREPCPALEEINSGIEAPVFYVGYRESEITKFVDNAFHAVKTTFANEIGRICARLDISAAEVHKIFVSDTKLNISPYYLRPGGAFGGSCLPKDVRALQHIARTTGGYTHLIDSLIASNESHKAFLYDHVTQGLDYGAQVLMLGIAFKNESDDLRESPNVDLARMLLTAGFRLSVYDPHVAPQNLMGQNLGVLSNSPFITRLLITRDDVERTEWDLVIDTRSVADRYSIDAARIIDINRLA is encoded by the coding sequence ATGAAGATCGCCATTCTAGGTTTGGGCTATGTAGGTATGACCGCCGCAGCATGCCTGGCGAGCCAGGGCCATCAGGTCCTCGGCATTGACCCCAACCCGACGAAGGTCGATGCCGTACTTGCTGGCAAGTCACCAATCACGGAACCCGGGCTAAACGATCTCGTAGCGGATGCGCATACCAAGGGAAGACTACTCGCGAGCACATCGCTATCGCCCGAAGTGGCCGAATACGAACTAGTTATCGTCTGCGTCGGCACTCCTAGCGCTGTGGATGGCTCGCATAATATGTCATATATTGCCGAGGCGACCCGCCAACTCGCCGAATTTATGAAGGTGCATTCCGTGTCCGATCTGACTGTGGCCTACCGGTCCACAATGCGCCCAGGCTCGATCGAGGAACTTATTCAACCAATTTTCGACGGCGCACTTGGCGCAAACTCTTGCCGTGTTAATGTGGTGTATAACCCGGAGTTCCTCCGCGAATCGTCCGCCATTAAAGACTATTTCGCGCCACCAAAAATTGTCATTGGCACAAAGAATAGAGAACCATGTCCGGCGCTCGAGGAAATCAACTCCGGGATTGAAGCACCTGTGTTTTACGTCGGGTACCGAGAGAGTGAAATCACAAAATTTGTAGACAACGCTTTTCATGCTGTGAAAACGACGTTCGCGAACGAGATCGGTCGCATATGCGCCCGTTTGGATATCAGCGCCGCCGAGGTGCACAAAATTTTCGTCTCAGATACCAAACTCAACATTTCACCCTATTATTTACGGCCAGGAGGCGCTTTTGGAGGGTCCTGTCTTCCCAAAGACGTTCGAGCCCTTCAACACATCGCACGGACTACAGGGGGATACACCCATTTGATCGACTCTTTGATCGCGTCGAACGAATCCCATAAAGCATTTCTTTACGACCATGTAACCCAGGGACTGGACTACGGCGCGCAGGTATTGATGCTCGGCATCGCATTTAAGAACGAAAGCGATGACCTACGCGAGAGTCCTAATGTTGACTTGGCGCGGATGCTTCTCACAGCGGGATTTCGCCTCTCTGTCTACGACCCACACGTGGCACCGCAGAACCTGATGGGCCAGAATTTGGGAGTACTCTCAAATTCGCCGTTCATAACACGACTTCTTATTACCCGCGATGATGTCGAGCGCACGGAGTGGGACCTCGTAATTGATACACGTAGCGTCGCCGACAGGTATTCGATCGACGCAGCACGTATCATAGACATTAACCGGCTGGCGTGA
- a CDS encoding heparin lyase I family protein has product MAVGLIANPIELSEGDLGYPLSGYNLNAVDYVTVDSRRMRVQAVEEKHAFSIAAKDTYRFETRKNDFGWSGDKKSNNRRSELIANDARYYSGEVLWSSFSFVVGPKHVPFDNGKSSHNQITQWHSVDGDDEGRAPVFDIQLNGGDLLVVTRSDAKGPATWDVHYRQPRPSDGAQHSVVVAGLLGRRGHLDVWLDGNQIVNVDTPIGYYEDDGGQRALAYPHWGLYQDNVDHPAIIYHSNIEWGLANLSDRINHPKNVNKPSGGWS; this is encoded by the coding sequence GTGGCGGTCGGGCTAATCGCCAACCCAATCGAACTGTCTGAAGGTGATTTAGGATATCCTCTGTCGGGGTACAACTTAAATGCGGTAGATTATGTCACCGTCGACTCACGCCGGATGCGCGTGCAGGCTGTAGAAGAAAAGCACGCGTTTTCAATCGCGGCGAAAGATACATACCGATTTGAAACGCGTAAAAACGATTTCGGTTGGAGCGGAGACAAAAAGAGCAATAACCGGCGATCTGAACTCATTGCGAATGATGCGCGCTATTACTCAGGCGAGGTCTTGTGGTCGTCTTTTAGCTTCGTCGTAGGGCCAAAGCATGTGCCGTTCGACAACGGTAAAAGCAGTCACAACCAGATTACTCAATGGCACTCTGTCGACGGCGACGACGAAGGGCGCGCGCCTGTTTTCGACATTCAACTCAATGGAGGTGATCTCCTGGTAGTCACGCGCTCGGACGCTAAGGGCCCAGCTACCTGGGACGTCCACTACAGGCAGCCACGCCCTAGCGATGGTGCGCAACACAGTGTTGTGGTGGCGGGTCTACTAGGCAGGAGGGGGCATCTCGATGTGTGGCTTGATGGAAATCAGATAGTAAACGTTGACACCCCCATCGGCTATTACGAGGACGATGGAGGCCAAAGAGCACTGGCCTACCCGCACTGGGGTTTATATCAAGACAATGTCGATCACCCTGCGATTATCTACCACTCCAACATCGAGTGGGGACTAGCAAATTTATCGGACCGCATTAATCACCCGAAAAACGTAAACAAGCCATCCGGGGGATGGTCCTAG
- a CDS encoding glycosyltransferase family 4 protein, with protein sequence MNILMLCKAFPPITGGVETYSEQIAKAYLARGAEVTVITQSLGQCGWGVREYPEGKVALFNTGAGGQGVTALKMLRVVDAVAKVNSFDFIHATTWRPAMIPVALRRDEQIVISAHGRELLIVPRILAPIMWAVFRRANIVVAVSSATLERAKRQTGRKIDTTRWLVAANGLSYASGNSGVESAAEERITLSRPVRFLTLARLVERKNVQGCIRAFQTLKAAGVTDFQYRVAGTGPLARELEEQCEKAGLMEHVRFLGYVESDDVPRLYASSDVFLHPQIDLEDNKDFEGFGLSIADAMSFGCLAIAGNGSGPSDFIEDGKTGLLVDGTNQIQLVNTINAVIKDPEAHVRIASAGKAYVTEVLSWDKHVETIFSALRG encoded by the coding sequence GTGAACATCTTAATGCTGTGTAAGGCCTTTCCACCCATTACCGGTGGAGTCGAAACTTATTCAGAGCAGATTGCGAAAGCCTACCTAGCGCGCGGTGCTGAAGTGACAGTTATTACGCAATCGCTGGGCCAATGCGGTTGGGGAGTTCGCGAATACCCTGAGGGAAAAGTGGCTCTTTTCAACACAGGCGCAGGCGGACAGGGCGTTACGGCCCTTAAAATGTTGCGCGTAGTAGACGCCGTCGCCAAGGTTAATTCATTTGACTTTATTCACGCTACAACGTGGCGGCCCGCGATGATTCCCGTGGCCCTTCGCCGGGACGAACAGATAGTGATCTCAGCGCACGGTCGCGAGCTTTTAATCGTGCCACGTATCCTCGCGCCAATCATGTGGGCCGTCTTCCGTCGAGCAAATATCGTCGTTGCTGTGTCTTCAGCTACCCTTGAGCGCGCAAAGAGACAAACTGGCCGAAAAATTGATACGACACGTTGGTTGGTGGCCGCTAACGGCCTTTCGTACGCAAGCGGCAATTCAGGGGTTGAAAGTGCGGCGGAGGAGCGTATTACACTTTCCCGGCCGGTTCGATTCCTTACACTGGCCCGACTAGTAGAACGCAAGAACGTCCAGGGATGCATTCGTGCTTTTCAGACGCTCAAAGCTGCAGGTGTAACTGATTTTCAATACCGGGTCGCAGGTACGGGGCCTCTGGCTAGAGAGCTTGAAGAACAATGCGAGAAAGCTGGACTTATGGAGCATGTGCGCTTTCTTGGCTATGTTGAGAGTGACGACGTGCCGCGCCTCTATGCGTCGAGTGACGTGTTTTTGCATCCACAGATTGACCTCGAAGACAACAAGGATTTTGAAGGCTTTGGCCTCTCGATTGCTGACGCGATGTCATTTGGCTGCCTCGCAATCGCAGGTAACGGGTCCGGCCCATCCGACTTCATCGAAGACGGCAAAACCGGACTACTAGTTGATGGAACTAATCAAATCCAGTTGGTCAACACCATCAACGCTGTCATCAAGGATCCAGAAGCTCACGTCCGCATTGCTTCGGCAGGAAAAGCTTATGTAACGGAAGTTCTATCCTGGGATAAACACGTTGAGACGATTTTCTCCGCCCTTCGGGGGTAG